A stretch of DNA from Thermodesulfobacteriota bacterium:
CGTTACGGAATCCTTCGCCCAGGAGGTTAAAAGCCGTCACAGTTAAAAATATAGCCGCGCCGGGGAATAGGACAAGCCACCACGCGAAATCGACGTACCTCTGCGACTGCGAGAGTATGTCGCCCCAGCTCGGGTCGGGCGGCGGCACGCCGAACCCCAAAAAGCTGAGCGCCGACTCGACGAGTATCGCGCCCGCTATGCCGAAGGTGCAGTCCACGAGCACCGGGGCGAGAGCGTTAGGGAGCATGTGCTTCGTCATAACCCGGGCGTCGTTCCCGCCGAGGGCTATGGCCGCGTCCACGTATCCGTACTTCCGGAGCCGGAGGAACTCGCCCCTTATGAGCCTCGCGACGCCCGTCCAGCTCGTAACGCCTATCACAATCATGATGTTGTATATGCTCGGGTCCCTGAAGGCGAGAATAGTCAGTATCAAAAAGAAGACGGGGAACGTCATCATCACCTCGAAAAGCCGCGAGACGATGAAGTCCGTCTTCCCGCCGTAATATCCCGCTATGCCGCCCAGTATGATTCCTATGATGGCCGATATGCCGACGGCTATGAATCCTATCGAAAGCGATATCCTGGCCCCGTGTATCATCCGCGAGAGAACGTCCCTCCCCCTGTCGTCCGTCCCGAAATAGTGCTCGGGCGACGGCGGGTTCAGAATCGAGAGGAGGTCGTTCTCCGTCGGGCTGTACCTGACGGGCGGAAAGATAGCGAAGTCCCCCTCGGGCAGCTCCTTCGCGAGGTCCTTGAAATCCGTCTGGAAAAATTCGGGGTAATGGAAGAGGACGGGGAAATAATATTCCCCCTCGTACTTCAGCACTATGGGCCTGCTCCCGGCGAGGAAGTCCTGGAACACGGCTATGAAGAAAAGCAGGATTATGATAACGAGGGCCGCCAGGGCGAACCTGTCGCGCTTGAATTTCTCCCAGACGCTCCCCCAGAATCCGGGGCTCTTCGGCTCGCTCAACGCCTTCCCCCGAAGCTTATCCTCGGGTCGACGAGGACGTATACGATGTCCGATACGAGGATGCCGAGAAGGGTGAGAAAGGCCGATATAGTGGCGATGGCCATTATCATCGGGTAGTCCCTCGCGAGGACCGACTCGAACCCGAGCTGCCCTATGCCCGGTATGGAGAATATCGTCTCGATTATTACGCTCCCGCCTATCATCGCCGGCAGTATCCCTGCGAGTATGGTGATAATCGGGATGAGCGCGTTACGGAGCGCGTGACGCAGAATAACCCTGGACGGCGGAAGCCCCTTCGCCGTCGCGGTCCTGACGAAATCCTCCCTCAGCACTTCTAGCAGGCTCCCCTTCTGGAACCTCGAAAGGTATGCGAAGCTCCCGTACGTGAGGCAGAACACGGGAAGGACGATATGCCAGAGGAAATCGAGGGCCTTCTTGTAAAACGGGTAGGTCTCGGCCCCGGGCGACAGTATCCCGTAGACGGGGAAGACGTTCCAGTACTCCCCTCCACCGAGGAAGAAGATCAGTATCATCGCCATCCAGAAGCTCGGTATCGAATACAGTATGAAGAGGAAGAACGTGCTCGAGCGCTCCATGAACGATCCCGTCCTGACGGCGGAGTACACCCCGAGCGGGATGGCTACGAGGTATATAATAAATATGGATAATATATTGAGGGTGATGGTTATGGGCAGGCGCTCGGCTATCTTGTCGATGACGGGCCTGTGGTCCTTGTAGGACCTCCCGAAGTCGAGCGTCGCTATCTGCTTGAGCCATATCCAGTAGCGCTCGTATATGGGCTTGTCGAGCCCGTAGAGCTTCTTCGTCTCCTCGACTATCTGCTGCGTAATGGCCTCGGACTTTATCCCCTCATCGAGCTGGAGCTTCCTCTCGACGGGGTTTCCGGGCGCGAGCTGGATTATGAAGAACGTAATGACGGTGATACCCAGCATAGTGGGTATGAGTAGCAAAAGCCGCTTTATTAAATAATCTCTCATGTCCGGGTCAAAGGGAATTGTATGCGTTTAAACCGTACAGCTTCGGCATATAGAATACAATTATACTTATTCCCGGCCCGCCGGATATAGGGCTTTCGATATTCCGCACTAGGTTTTATAGTCGGCTCCACGCTCTACAGTCCGCCCGCACAATTCCCGCCGCGAGCCGCATGCGCCGGATGTGAGGCGGCTATTCCTTGTACTTCTGGAGCGGGAGCGGGACGTACCACTCGGTGGGCTCTATGCCGAGGGGGTATACCGTCACGTTCTCGAACCGCTTGTTCACGGCCACGGTGGCCTTCCGGCAGAAGAGAAACGTGTAGGGCTGCTCCTCGTGTATGATCTCCGAGAACTTTCTATAGAGCTCTATACGCTTGTCCCTGTCGAATTCCTTACGGGCCGTTTCGATCAGCCTGTCGACTTCCGCGTTTTTGAACCCTATGAAGTTAGAGCCCGATTCGGCCTGTGTCGAGCTCCATATCTGGTAGGGGTCGGATTCGATGCCCATGGACCATGCGAGGGTCACGGCGTCGAAGTTCCTCTCGTTGAGCCTCGTCGTGAAGACGGCCCACTCGGTCTTCCTGATGGTCATATCGATACCTATCCCGTCGAGCTCTTCCTTGAGGATCGTCGCTATCTTCTCGCCCGTCTCGGAGCCGCCAGGTATCAAAAACTCGAACGAGAACTTCACGCCGTCCTTGTCCCTTATGCCGTCGCCGTCGTGGTCCACCCACCCGGCCTCTTCGAGGAGCTTCCTCGCCGCAGCCGGGTCGTATGGAATCGGCTCGATGGATTTATCGTATTCCGGGCTGTTTATATAAAAGGGATTCGTTACTATGGCCCCGAGGCCGTACATTACCTTGTCCAGTATGAGCTCCCTGTTCACGAGATGCGTAAGCGCCGTCCTTACGCGCTTGTCGGCGAAGAAGGGCCTTTTCGAGTTCCATCCGATATAGCTGTAATTCGGCGTGAAGTAGCTGAACTTGTCGAAGTGCTTTTCGAAGTCGGGCGAGCTCGTCTGCTTCTCCCACTGTATGGGCGACAGGCTTGCGACGTCGAGCTCCTGGCGCTTAAGCACCTGGAGCGCCACGGAAGAGTCGGTGATAATCCTGAAGACTATGCGGTTAAGGTGCGGCTTCTCGCCCCAGTAGTCGGGGTTCTTTTCGAGGACGACCTCTCTGCCCGTAGTCCATTTTACGAATTTGAACGGCCCCGTGCCGACGGGGCTCCTGCCGGCGGGGTTCGTGTTGAAGTCCCCCTTCTCGAATATGTGCTTCGGGACTATGGGCATCCCGCCGCAGAATTCGAGCGCGAGAAAGTACGGCCTCGCGTACGTGAACTTCACCGTGTGGTCGTCTATAGCCTCGACGTCCCTTATCTCCTGGTAGTAGCTCCTTAATTGCGGCGCGTCCACCTTGGGGTTCATGATCGTCTTGTAGGAGAACACCACGTCGGCCGACGTGAAAGGAGTCCCGTCGTGCCACTTTACGCCCTGCCTTATCTTGAACGTGTACGTGAGCTTGTCCTCGGATATCTCCCACGACTCCGCAAGGAGCGGCTTTAACTCCAGCGTTTCGTTGTCGCGCTCGATGAGGGTCTCGTATACGTTGCCGCCGTTGATGACCCCTTCGTAGGCGTCCGTCGCGACGATCGGGTTAAGCGTGCCGGGCTCGGCGCCGAGGTGATAAATGAGCCAGTCCCCCTCGACGGGCTCACCCGCGGGGGAATTCGTCCCGGGGCTCCCGGACGCGGCAGAGCTGTTTTCGTTGGTAGTGGTCTTGTTTTCGCCGCCGCCCGACTTGCACGA
This window harbors:
- a CDS encoding peptide-binding protein; translation: MRTAPLYTALLLLLALTAVSCKSGGGENKTTTNENSSAASGSPGTNSPAGEPVEGDWLIYHLGAEPGTLNPIVATDAYEGVINGGNVYETLIERDNETLELKPLLAESWEISEDKLTYTFKIRQGVKWHDGTPFTSADVVFSYKTIMNPKVDAPQLRSYYQEIRDVEAIDDHTVKFTYARPYFLALEFCGGMPIVPKHIFEKGDFNTNPAGRSPVGTGPFKFVKWTTGREVVLEKNPDYWGEKPHLNRIVFRIITDSSVALQVLKRQELDVASLSPIQWEKQTSSPDFEKHFDKFSYFTPNYSYIGWNSKRPFFADKRVRTALTHLVNRELILDKVMYGLGAIVTNPFYINSPEYDKSIEPIPYDPAAARKLLEEAGWVDHDGDGIRDKDGVKFSFEFLIPGGSETGEKIATILKEELDGIGIDMTIRKTEWAVFTTRLNERNFDAVTLAWSMGIESDPYQIWSSTQAESGSNFIGFKNAEVDRLIETARKEFDRDKRIELYRKFSEIIHEEQPYTFLFCRKATVAVNKRFENVTVYPLGIEPTEWYVPLPLQKYKE
- a CDS encoding ABC transporter permease subunit, which gives rise to MSEPKSPGFWGSVWEKFKRDRFALAALVIIILLFFIAVFQDFLAGSRPIVLKYEGEYYFPVLFHYPEFFQTDFKDLAKELPEGDFAIFPPVRYSPTENDLLSILNPPSPEHYFGTDDRGRDVLSRMIHGARISLSIGFIAVGISAIIGIILGGIAGYYGGKTDFIVSRLFEVMMTFPVFFLILTILAFRDPSIYNIMIVIGVTSWTGVARLIRGEFLRLRKYGYVDAAIALGGNDARVMTKHMLPNALAPVLVDCTFGIAGAILVESALSFLGFGVPPPDPSWGDILSQSQRYVDFAWWLVLFPGAAIFLTVTAFNLLGEGFRNAIDPKFTGDG
- a CDS encoding ABC transporter permease; this translates as MRDYLIKRLLLLIPTMLGITVITFFIIQLAPGNPVERKLQLDEGIKSEAITQQIVEETKKLYGLDKPIYERYWIWLKQIATLDFGRSYKDHRPVIDKIAERLPITITLNILSIFIIYLVAIPLGVYSAVRTGSFMERSSTFFLFILYSIPSFWMAMILIFFLGGGEYWNVFPVYGILSPGAETYPFYKKALDFLWHIVLPVFCLTYGSFAYLSRFQKGSLLEVLREDFVRTATAKGLPPSRVILRHALRNALIPIITILAGILPAMIGGSVIIETIFSIPGIGQLGFESVLARDYPMIMAIATISAFLTLLGILVSDIVYVLVDPRISFGGRR